One part of the Mariniblastus fucicola genome encodes these proteins:
- a CDS encoding alkaline phosphatase PhoX gives MRSRREFLSESFSSVTGFGVATALTSLGGRLALGETAKPGTELIPCKDDTTGIPLIRLPEGFRYVTTGWTGDPMSDGLKTPSDHDGMGVVSEENGIVTLVRNHEVSKDGDAWAVKNGEPFDARALGGCTTLKFDSKQGKWLESFASISGTSRNCAGGVTPWGTWLTAEETVLGINDKDHYKKNVKRSFQKDHGWVFEVDPAGVKKPVPLKDMGRFVHEAVAIDRKTGIVYETEDRGTSGFYRFIPNENGNLAAGGKLQIAEVVGQDDLRGSVEKQATFDVRWHTIPDPTVAHTPGKDKPDELGVFSQGKKLGGTTFSRLEGCWSGNGMIYFDATSGGIAKAGQIWQYDPQAEKLTMLFESPGKETLNMPDNLCVNPHGGLALCEDGDYGDSKYPQRIHLLSQDGKLTPFALNDIELEGQKGFTGDYRGKEWAGVTFSPDGQWMFANLQTPGITLAITGPWESVTG, from the coding sequence ATGAGATCACGTCGCGAGTTTTTGAGTGAGTCCTTCTCGTCGGTCACCGGGTTCGGTGTAGCGACTGCATTGACGTCGCTGGGCGGTCGACTCGCGCTCGGCGAAACAGCCAAACCTGGAACTGAGCTGATTCCCTGCAAAGACGATACGACAGGGATTCCGCTGATCCGACTTCCCGAAGGGTTTCGCTACGTGACGACCGGGTGGACGGGCGACCCGATGAGCGACGGTTTGAAAACGCCATCAGACCATGATGGTATGGGAGTTGTCTCAGAAGAGAACGGCATCGTGACGTTGGTTCGCAACCATGAAGTCAGCAAGGACGGCGACGCGTGGGCGGTGAAGAATGGCGAACCGTTTGATGCACGTGCGCTCGGTGGTTGCACAACGTTGAAGTTCGATTCGAAACAGGGCAAGTGGCTTGAGAGTTTCGCGTCGATCTCTGGTACCAGCCGAAACTGTGCCGGCGGCGTCACGCCCTGGGGCACTTGGCTAACGGCCGAAGAAACGGTCCTCGGCATCAACGATAAAGATCACTACAAGAAAAACGTCAAACGATCGTTTCAGAAAGATCACGGCTGGGTTTTCGAAGTCGATCCGGCGGGCGTCAAGAAACCTGTGCCACTGAAAGACATGGGTAGATTTGTGCACGAAGCCGTTGCGATCGATCGTAAAACGGGGATTGTGTACGAGACCGAAGACCGCGGAACCTCCGGTTTTTACCGCTTTATTCCGAATGAAAATGGAAACCTGGCTGCGGGAGGCAAACTCCAGATCGCCGAAGTCGTCGGACAGGATGACTTGAGGGGCAGCGTGGAGAAACAAGCCACGTTTGATGTCCGCTGGCACACGATTCCCGATCCAACGGTGGCTCACACGCCCGGCAAAGACAAACCGGACGAGCTTGGCGTATTCAGTCAGGGCAAGAAGCTTGGCGGAACAACGTTCTCTCGTTTAGAAGGTTGTTGGAGCGGAAACGGAATGATCTACTTCGACGCAACGAGCGGCGGCATTGCCAAAGCCGGTCAGATTTGGCAGTACGATCCGCAGGCTGAAAAACTGACGATGCTATTCGAAAGCCCGGGCAAGGAAACGCTCAACATGCCTGACAATCTGTGCGTCAACCCGCACGGCGGTCTGGCACTTTGCGAAGACGGCGACTATGGAGACAGCAAGTATCCTCAGCGGATCCATCTTCTTTCGCAGGATGGCAAGCTGACGCCGTTCGCGCTCAATGATATTGAGCTCGAAGGCCAAAAAGGATTCACCGGAGACTATCGCGGCAAGGAATGGGCGGGCGTCACATTCAGTCCTGACGGACAATGGATGTTCGCGAATTTGCAGACTCCCGGGATCACACTGGCCATCACCGGGCCGTGGGAATCGGTCACGGGATAA
- a CDS encoding PSD1 and planctomycete cytochrome C domain-containing protein → MIKSQFANLLGSLVLTVCFVSHCFSQQQSDQISFNDDIRPILSSKCISCHGPDEGDRHADLRLDTFEGATEMDSIVPGEPDESELIARVETDDEDSRMPPMEHGDGLTKEEIDLLRRWIEQGGGYETHWAFVAPKQHEPPEVTAGRVHNEIDNFILSEVQKAGLTQNPPAKPNALMRRLSLDLTGLPPSVHDEATVAAIDAFLLEATEENYANVVDLLLDSEAYGEHWTSMWLDLARYADTVGYSGDEYREIWPWRDWLIDAIAENRPYDQLVTEMLAGDLLPESTAQQQLATAFHRNTLNNNEGGTNDEEFRTIAVKDRLSTTLNAFMGLTVRCAECHSHKYDPISQTEYYQLLDFFNQTVDADKRDDRPKLEYLPRQYAEQNAKLEQKISDLEKQAAKRPPLWTVRRPDKTESRDGTKFEVLDDESILATGKLPNYDEYRFTFTIPSGETVRGLRIEVIPDKKYDGKVGRAPSGAFIVTQFRLGVHENGSERLLEFSDAAADFSQPNRHILSTIKSKVDGKKFDQGWAVNHPKDEYRVRREAIFTLKEPLNSGPETEVTLYVLHDGEWSRLNVGRMRVATTSVDSPAKRYRDKTLDPLFTEIASLKKQIKTPLRVPVLRDLPQAKRRQTHVMGRGNFASKQEKVSAGVLSQLHAMPDTLPMNRLGMAGWIFDSENPLTARVAVNRYWSRLFGIGIVETEEDFGTQGIPPTHPELLDSLAVDFQASGWDVKQLLKKIVTSATYQQSPSVDSKAHEIDPRNLLWSRGPRIRMTAEVIRDQSLAVSGLLSQKKYGPPVYPPSPIKRIVNAFTGGMTWVDSQGEDRYRRTLYTYIKRSQPHPLLETFDMSTRDVCSMRRLRTNTPLQSFMTLNDIMFVEMARALADRMVNESPSNDVESRIAHGLELALYRDAKPWQVEVLSELYQSALARFEADPSAAAKMMGETDLKSEALLQRASLTVVANVILNLDDFLNN, encoded by the coding sequence ATGATCAAATCTCAATTCGCCAACTTGCTGGGCAGTTTGGTGCTGACCGTCTGTTTCGTTTCGCATTGTTTTTCGCAACAGCAGTCGGATCAGATTAGCTTCAACGACGACATCCGTCCCATCCTGTCGTCGAAATGCATCTCCTGTCACGGACCTGACGAAGGCGACCGCCACGCGGACTTGCGGCTTGATACTTTCGAAGGCGCGACCGAAATGGATTCGATTGTGCCCGGCGAACCGGATGAAAGCGAACTGATCGCACGCGTCGAAACAGACGACGAGGACTCTCGCATGCCGCCGATGGAGCACGGCGACGGGTTGACCAAAGAAGAGATCGATTTACTCAGACGTTGGATCGAACAAGGCGGCGGGTACGAAACACATTGGGCCTTCGTTGCTCCCAAGCAACATGAGCCTCCGGAAGTCACCGCTGGACGTGTTCACAACGAAATCGATAACTTTATTTTATCCGAAGTTCAGAAGGCCGGGCTTACGCAGAATCCGCCCGCCAAACCGAATGCGTTGATGCGACGGTTGTCGTTGGATCTGACCGGTTTGCCGCCGTCGGTTCACGATGAGGCGACGGTCGCGGCGATTGATGCTTTTCTGCTCGAAGCGACCGAGGAAAACTACGCCAACGTCGTTGATCTGCTTTTGGATTCCGAAGCCTACGGAGAGCACTGGACTTCGATGTGGCTGGATCTGGCTCGCTACGCCGACACCGTGGGTTACTCCGGCGATGAGTATCGCGAGATCTGGCCGTGGCGAGACTGGTTGATCGATGCCATCGCGGAAAACAGGCCTTACGATCAACTGGTCACTGAAATGCTGGCCGGTGATTTGTTGCCCGAGTCTACAGCACAGCAGCAATTGGCCACCGCCTTTCACCGCAACACGCTCAACAATAACGAAGGCGGGACGAACGACGAAGAGTTTCGCACCATCGCCGTCAAAGATCGACTCAGCACGACGCTCAACGCGTTCATGGGATTAACAGTTCGTTGCGCCGAATGTCACTCGCACAAGTACGATCCGATCAGCCAAACAGAATACTACCAGCTGTTGGACTTTTTCAATCAGACCGTTGACGCTGACAAGCGTGACGATCGTCCCAAGCTTGAGTATCTTCCGCGGCAATATGCTGAACAGAACGCGAAACTGGAGCAAAAAATATCCGACCTGGAAAAGCAGGCCGCAAAGCGTCCTCCGCTGTGGACGGTTCGTCGTCCGGACAAAACGGAATCGCGAGACGGCACGAAGTTCGAAGTGCTCGATGACGAATCGATCCTGGCGACTGGAAAACTTCCGAACTACGACGAGTACCGGTTTACGTTCACGATTCCTTCCGGCGAAACGGTCCGCGGACTTCGCATCGAAGTCATTCCTGACAAAAAGTACGACGGCAAAGTCGGTCGGGCTCCTTCGGGCGCTTTCATCGTTACGCAATTTCGGCTGGGAGTTCACGAAAACGGTAGCGAGCGACTACTGGAGTTCTCAGATGCTGCGGCAGATTTTTCGCAACCGAATCGTCACATCTTGTCGACGATCAAATCGAAAGTCGACGGCAAGAAATTCGATCAAGGTTGGGCGGTCAATCATCCCAAAGACGAATATCGCGTGCGTCGCGAGGCAATTTTTACGCTGAAAGAACCGTTGAATTCGGGTCCGGAAACTGAGGTAACGCTGTACGTTTTGCACGATGGCGAATGGTCGCGGCTGAACGTGGGGCGAATGCGAGTGGCTACGACTTCGGTCGATTCGCCCGCCAAACGGTACCGCGACAAAACGCTCGATCCGTTATTCACGGAAATTGCTTCGCTGAAGAAGCAGATCAAAACGCCTCTTCGCGTGCCGGTGCTTCGCGACCTTCCGCAGGCCAAACGACGACAAACGCACGTGATGGGCCGAGGCAACTTTGCCAGTAAACAGGAAAAGGTCTCGGCCGGAGTGCTCAGTCAGCTTCACGCGATGCCGGACACACTTCCGATGAATCGCCTGGGCATGGCGGGCTGGATCTTCGACTCTGAAAATCCGCTGACGGCTCGCGTGGCGGTGAATCGATACTGGAGTCGTCTGTTCGGGATCGGGATCGTCGAAACGGAAGAAGACTTCGGCACGCAGGGCATTCCGCCGACTCATCCTGAACTGCTCGATTCCCTAGCGGTTGATTTTCAAGCCAGCGGCTGGGACGTGAAGCAGTTGCTGAAAAAGATCGTCACTTCTGCAACCTATCAACAGTCGCCATCGGTGGACTCGAAAGCTCATGAAATCGATCCGCGAAATTTGCTCTGGTCGCGAGGCCCTCGAATCCGAATGACGGCAGAAGTTATTCGTGATCAGTCCTTGGCCGTTTCAGGTTTGTTGTCACAGAAGAAGTACGGCCCGCCGGTCTATCCGCCTAGCCCGATCAAGCGGATCGTCAACGCGTTTACGGGCGGCATGACGTGGGTCGATAGCCAGGGCGAAGATCGCTATCGGCGCACGCTGTACACGTACATCAAACGTTCACAGCCACATCCACTGTTGGAGACGTTCGACATGTCGACGCGCGATGTGTGCAGCATGCGACGGCTGCGAACGAACACGCCACTGCAGTCGTTCATGACGCTCAACGACATTATGTTCGTCGAGATGGCTCGGGCGTTGGCAGATCGGATGGTGAACGAGTCGCCGTCGAATGATGTTGAATCCAGGATTGCTCACGGTTTGGAATTGGCGTTGTATCGCGACGCAAAACCCTGGCAAGTCGAAGTTTTGAGCGAGCTGTATCAGTCAGCGTTGGCGCGATTCGAAGCCGATCCGTCTGCGGCGGCGAAGATGATGGGAGAGACGGATCTCAAGTCCGAAGCGTTGTTGCAGCGAGCCTCCTTGACCGTTGTGGCGAATGTAATTTTGAACCTGGACGACTTTTTGAATAACTAG
- a CDS encoding DUF1501 domain-containing protein has protein sequence MKNLTPEQEFANAHLKMRTRRHFLNNCGVGLGAAALSQLLAGTASAGSSESKTDSSAGFLSDYRKPAKHVIYLHMAGSPPQQELLDYKPELEKHHLKECPDELIEGKEFAFIKGKPKLMGPVFGFKKFGKCGRMMGEKMPLVGGLADDLCVINSMRTDQFNHAPAQLALHTGSPQFGGASFGSWATYGLGSENENLPGFMVMVSGGKLPSSGKSIWGNGYLPGVFQGVQCRNGGDPILYVSNPEGMSRDLRRKSLDALNQLNELSFQQFRNPETKTRIEQYELAFRMQTAVPEVMDISRESRQTLESYGAVPGASSFANNCLLARRLVEQGVRFVQLFDWGWDIHGTGKSDDMKTQFVKKCAESDRPIAALLSDLKQRGMLEDTLVIWGGEFGRTPMIEARNGTHDYLGRDHHPDCFSMWVAGGGFKGGMTYGKSDDLGFGVAEKAVDIKDLQATLLHAMGLNPYKLSFPYQGLNSRLIGPANTPVIVDDLLQ, from the coding sequence ATGAAGAACCTGACACCCGAACAGGAATTTGCCAACGCTCACCTGAAAATGCGCACTCGGCGTCACTTCCTCAATAACTGCGGCGTCGGACTGGGCGCGGCCGCGCTTTCGCAGTTGCTGGCCGGAACTGCAAGTGCGGGATCGAGCGAGAGCAAGACGGATTCGTCGGCTGGATTTCTGTCGGACTATCGCAAACCAGCCAAGCATGTGATCTACTTGCACATGGCCGGTTCGCCACCGCAGCAGGAATTGCTGGACTACAAACCGGAGCTGGAAAAGCATCACCTCAAAGAGTGCCCGGACGAACTGATCGAAGGCAAAGAGTTTGCTTTTATTAAAGGCAAACCAAAACTGATGGGGCCCGTGTTTGGGTTCAAAAAGTTTGGCAAATGTGGACGCATGATGGGCGAGAAAATGCCACTGGTCGGCGGACTTGCTGACGATCTTTGTGTCATCAATTCCATGCGAACCGACCAGTTCAATCACGCTCCGGCTCAACTGGCGCTGCACACTGGTTCGCCCCAGTTCGGCGGTGCATCGTTTGGATCCTGGGCCACCTACGGGCTGGGTAGCGAAAACGAAAACCTCCCCGGATTCATGGTCATGGTTTCTGGCGGCAAACTTCCGTCGAGCGGCAAAAGTATCTGGGGCAACGGTTATCTGCCAGGCGTTTTTCAGGGAGTTCAGTGTCGCAACGGCGGCGATCCGATTCTCTACGTCAGCAACCCCGAAGGAATGTCTCGGGATCTGCGCCGCAAAAGCCTGGACGCGCTCAATCAGCTGAACGAGTTGTCGTTCCAACAGTTTCGAAATCCCGAAACGAAGACGCGCATCGAGCAGTATGAGCTTGCGTTTCGGATGCAGACCGCTGTTCCGGAAGTCATGGACATCTCTCGGGAATCCAGGCAGACGCTGGAGTCCTACGGCGCTGTTCCGGGAGCCAGTTCTTTTGCCAACAACTGTTTGCTGGCCCGCCGATTGGTCGAGCAGGGAGTACGATTCGTGCAGTTGTTTGACTGGGGATGGGACATCCACGGCACCGGGAAAAGCGACGACATGAAGACGCAGTTTGTCAAGAAATGTGCCGAATCCGACAGGCCGATTGCTGCGTTGCTGTCTGATCTGAAACAGCGCGGCATGCTCGAAGACACGTTAGTCATTTGGGGTGGCGAGTTTGGGCGGACGCCAATGATCGAAGCCCGCAACGGCACGCATGACTATCTTGGCCGCGACCATCATCCAGACTGTTTCAGCATGTGGGTTGCCGGCGGTGGATTCAAAGGCGGGATGACTTATGGAAAATCCGACGACCTCGGTTTCGGCGTTGCCGAGAAAGCCGTCGACATCAAGGACTTGCAGGCGACGTTGCTGCACGCGATGGGGCTCAACCCTTACAAGCTCAGCTTTCCCTACCAGGGCTTGAACTCACGCCTTATCGGGCCGGCCAACACGCCGGTGATCGTGGACGATCTGCTGCAATAG
- a CDS encoding sulfatase family protein yields MIKLTLTVFLAFAFAQSNLLSAADQPTDERPPNIVVIMADDLGYGDVSCYGATELSTPNIDRLAAEGLRFTRGYCSASTCTPTRYSFLTGRYAFRKKNTGIAPPNGPAIIQPGVETVPSILKKAGYTTAVIGKWHLGLGEIGKGPDWNGDLKPGPLEIGFDSCFLLPTTNDRVPQVYVEDHNVLNLDPADPLWVGNRKPAEDHPTGKTHRDTLKMDWSHGHNSTIHNGISRIGFYTGGHAARFRDEDLADKWVEKTDTFLAANKEKPFFLFFSSHDLHVPRIPHERFQGKTSLGFRGDSIVQLDWCVGEVMKSLEKNGLTENTLIIFCSDNGPVMDDGYKDGAIEKVGKHKAGGPYSGGKYSIYEGGCRTPFITHWPGKIAPGVSDKMVCTIDIASSLAALTGQTLADDACIDSFNVLDAMLGEPEATGRQSLILQDNGNKGNWSYIKLDGDKAWKLHRYDQQKAFNVVVERRLATTKKDLLELYEINSDPQEQRKIAITSANPIPMELAGELQAAIDDGDTGQGTRPR; encoded by the coding sequence ATGATAAAACTCACTCTTACTGTCTTTCTGGCTTTCGCTTTCGCCCAATCCAACCTCCTGTCGGCTGCAGATCAGCCTACGGACGAGCGACCGCCAAACATTGTCGTCATCATGGCGGACGATTTGGGCTACGGAGACGTCTCGTGCTACGGAGCCACTGAGCTTTCAACGCCGAACATTGATCGACTGGCGGCAGAAGGCTTGCGTTTCACTCGCGGCTACTGCAGTGCTTCGACGTGCACGCCGACTCGCTATTCGTTCCTGACTGGACGCTACGCGTTTCGCAAAAAGAACACCGGTATCGCGCCACCGAACGGGCCAGCGATCATTCAGCCCGGCGTCGAAACGGTTCCTTCGATCCTGAAAAAAGCTGGCTACACGACGGCTGTGATTGGCAAATGGCATTTGGGACTGGGCGAAATCGGCAAAGGCCCTGACTGGAACGGGGACTTGAAACCAGGCCCGCTGGAGATTGGTTTTGACAGTTGTTTTTTGCTCCCGACAACCAATGATCGCGTGCCGCAGGTTTACGTAGAAGACCACAACGTGTTGAACCTCGATCCAGCCGATCCGCTGTGGGTGGGGAACAGGAAACCAGCCGAAGATCACCCGACGGGCAAGACACATCGCGACACCCTGAAGATGGATTGGTCGCACGGTCACAATTCGACGATCCACAACGGCATCAGTCGCATCGGTTTCTACACCGGAGGCCACGCGGCGCGTTTTCGCGACGAAGATCTGGCGGACAAGTGGGTCGAGAAAACGGACACGTTCCTGGCTGCCAACAAAGAGAAACCGTTCTTTCTGTTTTTCTCCTCCCACGATTTGCACGTTCCGCGAATTCCGCATGAACGATTTCAAGGCAAAACTTCGCTGGGCTTTCGCGGCGATTCCATCGTGCAGCTTGACTGGTGCGTCGGCGAAGTTATGAAGTCGCTTGAGAAGAACGGTCTGACGGAAAACACGCTGATCATTTTCTGCAGCGACAATGGCCCCGTTATGGATGACGGTTACAAAGATGGCGCGATCGAAAAAGTTGGCAAACACAAAGCCGGCGGACCTTACTCGGGCGGCAAGTACAGCATCTACGAAGGTGGTTGCAGGACTCCGTTCATTACTCATTGGCCTGGAAAAATTGCTCCGGGAGTCAGCGACAAAATGGTCTGCACGATCGATATCGCCAGCAGCCTCGCGGCGTTAACGGGTCAGACGCTCGCCGACGACGCTTGCATCGACAGCTTTAATGTCCTCGACGCAATGTTGGGTGAACCGGAAGCGACCGGACGACAAAGTTTGATTCTGCAGGACAACGGCAATAAAGGAAACTGGTCCTATATCAAGCTTGATGGCGACAAAGCCTGGAAGCTGCATCGCTACGATCAGCAAAAGGCATTCAACGTGGTCGTCGAACGTAGACTCGCGACGACGAAGAAAGATCTGTTGGAGCTTTACGAGATCAATTCGGATCCGCAAGAACAACGCAAAATCGCGATCACCTCGGCTAACCCAATCCCGATGGAGTTGGCTGGCGAACTTCAGGCGGCAATCGATGACGGCGATACAGGGCAGGGCACGCGTCCGCGTTAG
- a CDS encoding alkaline phosphatase D family protein, which yields MRFVLVIGFFCVLLSPLCKAQSTPGVVERGHAHNDYRHDRPFWDAYDHGFCSIEVDIYRSNDKLLVAHDVAELLQHPGTLQELYLDPLREVVGKNGGRVYPNGPETITLLIDIKNDGRDVFPLLKETLAQYKDMLCCVENDAYQKRAVQVVISGDRPKELIGNDPDRLMSIDGRMSDLESELSPELMPLISDRWSSHFKWRGEGEMPDSERQKLQDFVATAHASGRKVRLWATPESTAVWSELLAADVDMINTDQLENLKTFLANAANSTAETEIPDTVTRIGMIGCHRQDRPAPAFNRYYESSPDVMVWMGDNVYADTKNDITFIEKCYQRMASQVAFEKLRESIPFVVTWDDHDYGLNNAGKNYPLKDESRKLFRKFWEMEEFIPEDRDGIYHARYFGSGETRLQMIMLDTRYNRDDEGDASDTLGENQWTWLESELRKPAKIRLIASGYQVLLDRDQKFETWSKFPAAKKRLFDLIQMCEAEGVIFLAGDQHYGEVSRLPKALGYDAVEFMFAGINQEEQHVFNSHRVSPVAHALNSYPLIDIQWQPSEIDPPHVMLRCYDADTNKLALSYRVNFSELQRVQQRKPVGKK from the coding sequence ATGAGGTTCGTTCTTGTAATCGGATTCTTCTGCGTTTTGTTGTCGCCGCTGTGCAAAGCGCAATCAACGCCAGGAGTCGTCGAACGTGGTCACGCTCACAATGACTATCGTCACGACAGGCCGTTTTGGGATGCCTACGATCACGGATTCTGTTCTATCGAAGTCGATATCTATCGTTCCAACGACAAGCTACTTGTCGCGCACGACGTTGCGGAACTTCTGCAGCATCCGGGAACGCTTCAGGAACTGTATCTTGACCCGTTGCGGGAAGTCGTCGGTAAAAATGGCGGTCGCGTCTATCCGAACGGACCCGAAACAATCACCTTGCTGATCGACATCAAGAATGACGGCCGCGACGTTTTCCCGTTGTTGAAAGAGACCCTGGCTCAATACAAAGACATGCTGTGTTGTGTCGAAAATGACGCCTATCAAAAACGAGCCGTTCAGGTTGTGATCTCAGGCGATCGCCCCAAGGAACTGATTGGAAACGATCCTGATCGGCTGATGTCCATTGACGGACGCATGTCTGACCTGGAGTCTGAATTATCTCCGGAACTCATGCCGCTGATCAGCGATCGCTGGAGCAGCCATTTCAAATGGCGAGGTGAAGGCGAGATGCCCGATTCGGAGCGACAGAAACTACAGGACTTCGTTGCGACAGCACACGCTTCGGGCCGCAAAGTTCGTCTTTGGGCGACGCCGGAGTCGACCGCGGTTTGGAGCGAACTTTTGGCGGCCGATGTCGACATGATCAACACCGATCAACTTGAGAACCTCAAAACTTTCCTCGCCAACGCGGCGAACTCAACCGCCGAAACTGAAATTCCGGACACGGTGACTCGCATCGGCATGATCGGTTGCCATCGCCAGGACCGTCCTGCGCCGGCGTTCAATCGCTACTACGAATCCTCTCCCGACGTGATGGTCTGGATGGGAGACAACGTGTATGCCGACACGAAAAACGACATCACCTTCATTGAAAAATGCTACCAGCGAATGGCGTCACAGGTTGCCTTTGAAAAACTCCGCGAGTCGATCCCGTTCGTTGTTACCTGGGATGACCATGACTATGGACTCAACAACGCAGGAAAGAATTATCCGCTGAAGGACGAAAGCCGAAAGCTGTTCCGCAAGTTCTGGGAGATGGAAGAGTTCATCCCCGAAGATCGTGACGGCATTTATCACGCTCGCTATTTCGGATCCGGCGAAACGCGCCTGCAAATGATCATGCTGGATACGAGATACAATCGCGACGACGAAGGCGATGCCAGCGATACGCTCGGCGAAAACCAGTGGACATGGCTTGAATCCGAGCTCAGGAAACCGGCGAAAATCAGGCTGATCGCATCGGGATACCAGGTTTTACTGGACCGGGATCAGAAATTTGAAACGTGGTCAAAGTTTCCGGCGGCGAAGAAACGGCTCTTCGACTTGATTCAAATGTGCGAAGCCGAAGGAGTCATCTTTCTCGCAGGCGATCAACACTACGGCGAAGTCAGCCGTCTGCCGAAAGCACTTGGTTACGACGCCGTTGAGTTCATGTTCGCTGGCATCAATCAGGAAGAGCAACATGTTTTCAATTCGCATCGCGTTTCGCCGGTCGCTCACGCGTTGAACTCCTATCCGTTGATCGACATTCAATGGCAGCCAAGCGAAATCGATCCGCCGCATGTGATGCTGCGTTGCTACGACGCCGACACGAACAAGCTGGCACTTTCCTATCGAGTCAACTTTAGCGAGCTGCAGCGGGTGCAGCAGCGGAAACCAGTTGGCAAAAAATAA
- a CDS encoding helix-turn-helix domain-containing protein — MRPTTSRGLNVNSHKLKEARKSLGLTQEELAQKAELSVRYIRSIEGGRASPSGRVLNEMVSVFQRLGEACETKDFLEQKTGSRLLEYAKDFIFGLYIHEVDVIKNCRHFLDDDVTFHFSGEPEKIPFAGSYRGIDQVQNALNIFFSILQPPENHDPKNHYEFVLAEDQVIVWGESWLHPHNAPMTDPIPVTVSMKFENDLLTVFDDRFDTAAAAEVINSFRNPTN; from the coding sequence ATGCGACCGACGACTTCTCGCGGACTGAACGTAAATTCACACAAACTTAAAGAAGCAAGGAAATCGCTTGGATTGACTCAGGAGGAGTTGGCCCAAAAAGCGGAGCTGAGCGTGCGATACATTCGTAGTATCGAAGGCGGGCGTGCGTCCCCTTCGGGGCGAGTCCTCAACGAGATGGTTTCAGTATTTCAGCGGCTTGGCGAAGCCTGTGAGACCAAAGATTTTCTTGAACAGAAAACTGGCTCAAGGCTGCTCGAATACGCCAAGGATTTCATTTTCGGCCTCTACATTCATGAAGTGGACGTCATCAAAAATTGCCGTCATTTCCTGGACGACGACGTCACCTTCCATTTCTCTGGCGAACCCGAAAAGATCCCTTTTGCTGGCAGCTATCGCGGTATCGATCAGGTTCAAAATGCCCTGAACATTTTCTTTTCGATTCTTCAGCCTCCCGAAAACCACGATCCCAAGAATCATTACGAGTTCGTGCTCGCAGAGGACCAGGTCATCGTTTGGGGCGAAAGCTGGCTGCATCCGCACAACGCACCGATGACCGATCCGATCCCTGTGACGGTGTCGATGAAATTTGAGAACGACTTACTGACCGTGTTCGATGACCGATTCGACACCGCTGCGGCAGCCGAAGTCATCAACAGCTTTCGAAATCCAACGAACTAG
- a CDS encoding response regulator transcription factor, which translates to MSDSMMGKSHAGHLKLVADSIADFSVPGSEMLTQKQWTITSEKFRLTNRERQVCQRLFEGMTRNQVAEELGIKPRTVRHYMEHIHEKLDVSNRVGVVLRIIEMRDRIDEPGEQDTERLGEPSPTEDRN; encoded by the coding sequence ATGAGCGACTCCATGATGGGCAAAAGCCACGCAGGGCATCTTAAACTAGTTGCAGATTCAATAGCAGATTTTTCGGTGCCTGGCAGTGAGATGCTGACTCAGAAGCAGTGGACGATTACCTCTGAAAAATTTCGACTGACCAATCGCGAACGGCAAGTCTGCCAAAGGCTGTTTGAGGGCATGACAAGAAACCAGGTTGCGGAAGAGCTTGGCATCAAACCGCGAACCGTTCGTCACTACATGGAACATATCCACGAAAAGCTTGACGTCTCAAATCGCGTCGGCGTCGTTTTGCGCATTATTGAAATGCGAGACCGAATCGACGAGCCCGGCGAGCAGGATACGGAACGTCTCGGCGAACCGTCGCCGACTGAAGACCGCAACTGA